The following are from one region of the Actinopolyspora halophila DSM 43834 genome:
- a CDS encoding phospholipase produces MSSRKHRRPSAMLALLTALCAALLSGTTAQAATESWDPRQVTDQYLFEVSLEEFVQIREARPHPNELDWSSDACSYSPDEPLGYEFTESCLRHDFGYRNYEKQGRFTEENRLSIDDNFRADMYSACAGDTACERAADVYYFAVRQFGASSDNTAEAVDRALSASGKEHALG; encoded by the coding sequence GTGTCCTCCCGGAAACACCGGCGCCCAAGCGCTATGTTGGCCCTGCTCACCGCTCTTTGTGCCGCCCTCCTGAGCGGCACCACCGCACAAGCCGCCACCGAGTCCTGGGATCCGCGTCAGGTCACCGATCAGTACCTGTTCGAGGTCTCCCTGGAAGAATTCGTCCAGATAAGAGAAGCAAGACCTCACCCGAACGAGTTGGACTGGTCCTCGGACGCGTGCTCCTATTCACCCGACGAGCCGCTCGGGTACGAATTCACGGAAAGCTGTCTGCGGCACGACTTCGGGTACCGCAACTACGAAAAACAGGGGAGATTCACCGAGGAGAACCGGCTGAGCATCGACGACAATTTCCGCGCGGACATGTACTCGGCCTGCGCGGGCGATACCGCCTGCGAGCGCGCTGCCGATGTGTACTACTTCGCCGTCAGGCAGTTCGGCGCGAGCAGCGACAACACCGCCGAAGCCGTGGACAGGGCGCTGTCCGCGAGCGGGAAGGAACACGCACTGGGCTGA
- a CDS encoding amino-acid N-acetyltransferase: MHSYASAGITIRRARIADVRTIKRLVDTYAGQVLLEKDLVTLYESIQEFWVAEQNHGDDSTSLVGCGALHVLWEDLGELRTIAVDPSARGHGVGHRMVRKLIELANELGLPKLFVLTFETEFFAKHGFEPISGTPVSPEVYAEMRRSADTGVAEFLDLPYVKPNTLGNTRMLLKLDP; the protein is encoded by the coding sequence ATGCATTCCTATGCGTCCGCCGGGATAACAATACGCCGTGCGCGGATAGCCGACGTCCGGACCATCAAGCGGCTGGTGGACACCTACGCCGGGCAGGTCCTGCTGGAAAAAGACCTCGTCACACTCTACGAGAGCATCCAGGAATTCTGGGTGGCCGAACAGAACCACGGCGACGACTCCACGAGCCTCGTCGGCTGCGGAGCGCTGCACGTGCTCTGGGAGGACCTCGGCGAACTACGCACCATCGCCGTGGACCCATCCGCACGCGGGCACGGCGTCGGACACCGAATGGTGCGGAAACTGATCGAGTTGGCGAACGAACTGGGCCTTCCGAAACTGTTCGTGCTGACCTTCGAGACCGAATTCTTCGCCAAGCACGGATTCGAACCGATCAGCGGAACCCCGGTCTCCCCCGAGGTGTACGCGGAGATGCGCAGATCGGCCGACACCGGGGTCGCCGAATTCCTCGACCTCCCCTACGTCAAACCGAACACGCTCGGCAACACGCGAATGCTGTTGAAACTGGATCCCTGA
- a CDS encoding DNA translocase FtsK, translated as MASGTTNKGSTGARGNGARSRSSGSGTKKSGSAGSRSSGSGASGKKPTNSGTKTSSGRNTSRSGRTSPKGAGKASTAGSRSSRGGSSGGSELGRGIARATGSVLRTIGRTRELDSAHRRDGLALILIALAVVTAAGVWWHAGGPVGQWLDWVLRSVIGSASLVLPLVLFGVAVLLMRTENNPEARPRMVVGTALLLFAALGVLHIGTGAPRDASDWPEAAGFLGYVAGGPLADGMTGGVAVAVLVLVSLFAVLLLTGTAVREVPERLRKLAHPEEADRAGGTEQEVAPSDPDSAKLRRPARRRQASMSGKAEQGTEDAEDVAETPASGNGKRTAAATAPSGTAERETPKSAAAKPSPSSGPAERSAPEEPQQLTITRAVEGNYRLPPPNALEEGEPPKRHSEANDAIIEAINGVLRQFKIDAEVTGFVRGPTVTRYEVELGPGVKVEKITALTKNIAYAVANDNVRLLAPIPGKSAVGIEVPNSDREMVRLGDVLRSGKAAEDTHPLVMGLGKDIEGQMVTANLSKMPHLLCAGSTGSGKSSFVNSMLVSLLARATPEEVRMILIDPKMVELTPYEGIPHLITPIITEPKKAASALGWLVEEMEQRYQDMQASRVRHIDDFNAKVRSGELTAPPGSEREYRTYPYILAIVDELADLMMTAPRDVEDAVVRITQKARAAGIHLVLATQRPSVDVVTGLIKTNVPSRLAFATSSLTDSRVILDQAGAEKLIGMGDALYLPMGGARPTRVQGSFVSDDEIHRVVGYTKEQAEPDYADGVTSAKASQQKEVDSDIGDDLDVLLQAAELVITSQFGSTSMLQRKLRVGFAKAGRLMDLLESRSVVAASEGSKAREVLVKPEELEGALNSIRGGPPPQEEAEG; from the coding sequence ATGGCCAGCGGCACGACGAACAAGGGGTCCACGGGAGCGCGCGGTAACGGCGCGCGGAGTCGTTCGTCCGGTTCCGGAACGAAGAAGTCCGGATCCGCAGGTTCCCGATCCTCCGGCTCCGGGGCGAGCGGGAAAAAGCCCACGAATTCCGGAACGAAGACGAGTTCCGGAAGGAATACCTCCCGTTCGGGCAGGACTTCCCCGAAAGGTGCCGGGAAGGCGAGCACGGCGGGAAGCCGCTCCTCCCGAGGTGGTTCTTCGGGAGGTTCCGAACTCGGGCGTGGAATCGCCCGGGCTACGGGTAGCGTGCTGCGCACCATCGGCAGAACCAGGGAACTGGACTCCGCGCACCGGCGTGACGGGCTGGCGCTGATCCTCATCGCCTTGGCGGTGGTGACCGCGGCCGGCGTCTGGTGGCACGCCGGAGGTCCCGTGGGGCAGTGGCTGGACTGGGTGCTCCGATCGGTGATCGGTTCGGCTTCGTTGGTGCTCCCGCTGGTGTTGTTCGGAGTGGCCGTGCTGCTCATGCGTACCGAGAACAACCCGGAGGCGCGGCCGCGAATGGTGGTCGGGACGGCCTTGTTGCTGTTCGCGGCACTCGGCGTGCTGCACATCGGGACGGGGGCTCCGCGTGATGCCTCCGACTGGCCGGAAGCCGCTGGTTTTCTCGGCTACGTCGCGGGAGGACCACTGGCCGACGGGATGACCGGTGGAGTAGCGGTCGCCGTTCTGGTGCTGGTCTCGTTGTTCGCCGTGCTGCTGCTCACCGGAACCGCGGTTCGTGAGGTGCCCGAACGTTTGCGCAAACTGGCCCATCCGGAGGAGGCGGACCGGGCCGGTGGGACCGAGCAGGAGGTGGCCCCGTCCGATCCCGACAGTGCGAAACTGCGTCGTCCCGCCAGGCGCCGTCAGGCCTCCATGAGTGGGAAGGCCGAACAGGGCACGGAGGACGCGGAGGACGTGGCGGAAACGCCTGCCTCCGGTAACGGGAAACGGACTGCGGCGGCCACCGCCCCGAGTGGAACCGCGGAGCGGGAGACCCCGAAATCCGCTGCCGCGAAGCCCTCTCCGAGCTCGGGGCCCGCCGAGCGATCCGCCCCCGAGGAGCCACAGCAGCTCACGATCACCCGTGCCGTCGAGGGGAACTACCGGCTTCCACCGCCGAACGCTTTGGAGGAGGGCGAGCCGCCGAAGCGGCACAGCGAGGCGAACGACGCCATAATCGAGGCGATCAACGGTGTGCTGCGGCAGTTCAAGATCGACGCCGAGGTGACCGGGTTCGTGCGGGGGCCGACCGTTACGCGTTACGAGGTCGAGTTGGGGCCCGGCGTGAAGGTCGAGAAGATCACCGCGCTGACCAAGAACATCGCTTACGCCGTTGCCAACGACAACGTTCGGCTGCTGGCTCCGATACCCGGCAAGTCGGCCGTGGGGATCGAGGTGCCCAACAGCGACCGCGAGATGGTTCGGCTCGGGGACGTCCTGCGCTCGGGCAAGGCGGCCGAGGACACCCACCCCCTGGTCATGGGGTTGGGCAAGGACATCGAGGGGCAGATGGTCACGGCCAACCTCTCGAAGATGCCGCACCTGCTGTGCGCGGGATCGACGGGATCGGGCAAGTCCAGTTTCGTCAACTCCATGCTCGTCTCCCTGCTGGCCAGGGCGACTCCCGAGGAAGTCAGGATGATCCTCATCGACCCGAAGATGGTCGAGTTGACGCCCTACGAGGGGATCCCCCATCTGATCACTCCCATCATCACCGAGCCCAAGAAAGCGGCCTCGGCGCTCGGCTGGCTGGTCGAGGAGATGGAGCAGCGGTACCAGGACATGCAGGCCAGCAGGGTGCGTCACATAGACGATTTCAATGCCAAGGTGCGTTCCGGTGAACTCACCGCTCCGCCGGGGAGTGAACGGGAGTACCGGACCTACCCCTACATTCTCGCCATCGTCGACGAGCTGGCCGATCTGATGATGACGGCTCCCCGCGACGTGGAGGACGCGGTGGTGCGGATAACGCAAAAAGCTCGTGCGGCGGGAATCCACCTGGTGTTGGCCACCCAGCGTCCCTCCGTGGACGTGGTCACCGGACTGATCAAGACGAACGTTCCCTCCCGGTTGGCCTTCGCCACCTCCTCGCTCACCGATTCGCGGGTGATCCTCGACCAGGCGGGTGCGGAGAAACTGATCGGCATGGGGGATGCGCTCTACCTCCCGATGGGAGGTGCGCGGCCGACTCGCGTTCAGGGCTCCTTCGTCAGTGACGACGAGATCCACCGGGTGGTCGGCTACACCAAGGAACAGGCCGAGCCGGACTACGCCGACGGAGTGACCTCCGCCAAGGCGAGTCAGCAGAAGGAGGTCGACTCGGACATCGGCGATGATCTGGATGTGCTGTTGCAGGCCGCTGAGCTCGTGATAACCAGCCAGTTCGGATCGACCTCGATGTTGCAGCGCAAACTCCGGGTCGGCTTCGCGAAGGCGGGCAGGTTGATGGACCTTCTCGAATCCAGGAGCGTCGTTGCCGCTTCGGAGGGGTCGAAGGCGCGGGAGGTGCTCGTCAAACCGGAGGAGTTGGAAGGAGCCCTGAACTCCATTCGGGGAGGTCCACCTCCGCAGGAGGAAGCGGAGGGGTGA